From Watersipora subatra chromosome 8, tzWatSuba1.1, whole genome shotgun sequence, a single genomic window includes:
- the LOC137401474 gene encoding uncharacterized protein gives MSAMGETCTAQHMIPEIVSPKYKKYAGLLNRDRLFLFANCEGADSFLRVKVYRKVSLAKSIGIESHFVRRNLHGNFFRLQRGQVYDPLSNLPNGDCYISIRADKTLAAVWLSSPPPSTDANRNPVKNSFYDFDLEIVPCP, from the exons ATGTCAGCAATGGGTGAAACCTGCACTGCACAGCATATGATACCAGAAATAGTTTCACCCAAGTACAAGAAATATGCAGGACTTCTGAATAGAGATAGattatttttgtttgcaaattgtGAAGGAGCTGATAGCTTTTTGAGAGTCAAAGTATACCGAAAG GTTAGCTTGGCTAAAAGTATAGGCATCGAAAGTCATTTTGTGCGACGCAACTTACATGGGAATTTTTTCAG GTTACAGCGAGGCCAGGTATATGATCCTCTGTCAAATCTACCAAATGGTGACTGTTATATCTCAATACGAGCTGACAAAACACTCGCAGCTGTATGGTTAAGCTCACCACCGCCCTCAACTGATGCCAATAGAAATCCTGTTAAAAACTCCTTCTATGATTTTGATCTCGAG ATTGTGCCTTGTCCTTAG